The Teredinibacter sp. KSP-S5-2 genomic interval CGCCTAGAGAGATACGCTCACGCTCTGGATCGATGGCAAGAACAACCGTTTCAAGCTCATCACCTTTCTTGAATTTGCGAACCGCTTCTTCACCGGCTTCGTTCCAAGAAATATCGGACAAGTGAACTAGACCGTCGATACCACCCTCAAGACCAATGAAGATACCGAAGTCAGTAATAGACTTGATCTTACCAGAGATCTTGTCACCTTTGCTGTACTGGGAAGAGAATGAATCCCATGGATTTTCTTGACATTGCTTGATACCAAGAGAAATACGACGACGCTCTTCGTCGATATCCAGGATCATAACCTCAACCTCATCACCTAGGTTAACAACCTTGGATGGGTGAATGTTTTTGTTAGTCCAATCCATTTCAGATACGTGAACAAGACCTTCAACGCCTTCTTCGATTTCAGCAAAGCAGCCGTAATCGGTAAGATTAGTGATCTTAGCTTTAACTTTCGCACCTTCTGGGTAACGACTAGTGATAGACGCCCATGGATCTTCACCAAGCTGTTTCAAGCCTAGGGATACGCGGTTACGGTCACGGTCAAACTTAAGCACTTTAACGTCGATTTCATCGCCAACATTAACGATTTCACTTGGGTGCTTAATACGCTTCCAAGCCATGTCAGTGATATGAAGAAGACCATCAACACCACCAAGATCAACGAAGGCACCGTAGTCAGTAAGGTTTTTAACCACGCCTTTAACAGCCATACCTTCTTGCAGGCTAGCCAACAACTCTTCACGCTCTTCGGAGTTGGATTGCTCCATAACAGCACGACGAGATACAACAACATTATTACGCTTCTGATCAAGCTTAATAACTTTAAACTCAAGCTCTTTGCCTTCAAGGTGAACAGTCTCACGAACTGGACGCACATCAACCAGAGAACCTGGTAGGAAGGCACGAATGCCTGCAACGTCAACAGTGAAACCACCTTTAACCTTACCATTGATAAGGCCGGTAACAACTTCTTCAGCTTCATGAGCAGCTTCAAGAACTTTCCAAGCTTCTGCACGCTTAGCTTTTTCACGAGAAAGGCGAGTTTCACCGAAACCATCTTCAACAGTTTCCAATGCAACCTGAACTTCATCACCTACATTTAGGCTTAGTTCACCTTTTTCGTTAAGGAATTGGGAGGCGGGAATAACACCCTCAGATTTCAGACCTGCGTGAACTGTAACCCAGTCCTGGTCTACATCGATAACAACGCCTGTAACAATGGTTCCAGGAACCATATCGACGGTTTTTAAACTTTCTTCAAAGAGTTCTGCAAAGCTTTCGCTCATTTGTTTACCTGTAATATATAGTCCGTGTTGCCAGAGCACGGGTCAGTTAACGTTACTAAAAATGGCGTCGAGCTGGCTAAAATCACCCTTTTTAGCGAATCCAAGGGGTTAAAACATATACGACCGCTTGAAAGGCTGGCGAGGCTACCAGAAACAGGAGAGTAAAGCAATTAAAAACGGACAAACGAATAGACTTAGTTAAACCTGAAAAACGGTTCCCCAATTCTTACAGCTCGGACACTGCCAATGCATGACCTCGCCCGAAAAACCACAACGAATGCACTGATAGTGAAGAACAGAATCCAGTAGAGCCTGGATCGCCTCCAGGGTTTCTCTTGTGGGGTATTGAGAAATGATAGAA includes:
- the rpsA gene encoding 30S ribosomal protein S1 gives rise to the protein MSESFAELFEESLKTVDMVPGTIVTGVVIDVDQDWVTVHAGLKSEGVIPASQFLNEKGELSLNVGDEVQVALETVEDGFGETRLSREKAKRAEAWKVLEAAHEAEEVVTGLINGKVKGGFTVDVAGIRAFLPGSLVDVRPVRETVHLEGKELEFKVIKLDQKRNNVVVSRRAVMEQSNSEEREELLASLQEGMAVKGVVKNLTDYGAFVDLGGVDGLLHITDMAWKRIKHPSEIVNVGDEIDVKVLKFDRDRNRVSLGLKQLGEDPWASITSRYPEGAKVKAKITNLTDYGCFAEIEEGVEGLVHVSEMDWTNKNIHPSKVVNLGDEVEVMILDIDEERRRISLGIKQCQENPWDSFSSQYSKGDKISGKIKSITDFGIFIGLEGGIDGLVHLSDISWNEAGEEAVRKFKKGDELETVVLAIDPERERISLGVKQLEEDPFSAYVAENDKGAIVKGIVKSVDAKEAVITLADDVEATLKASDLSRDKVEDARNVLKEGDEVEAKITNVDRKNRALILSVKAKDVDEEKAAIKEHSAKQAEQAAPATIGDLIKAQIDSQENQ